The genomic DNA GGTCGCGGAACGCCAATTCCATCTCCTCGATGCCCATCAGGTCGGGCCGGAAGGTCAGGTCGAAGAGCGTGCAGTGAGACCACCCGCGGCCCGGCAGCAGGCGGCCCTCGCGTTCCAACCGTCGACGGAGCGGGGTGCCGGGAAACGGGGTTTGGAGCGTCAATTGGACATCGGCGAGCGAACTCGCTTCGATGAACGCCGCGAGCCGGTCGAGCGAATCGAACGTCTCACCGTCGCAGCCGACGATGAAACAGCCGATGACCGCGACTCCGGCGGACTGGATGGCGTCGATCGCGGTCATAATCCGGGGCAACTCGGCTTGCTTCGGCCCCATCCCCGGATGGCGGAACACCAGCGACTCGATCCCGATCAATACCTGCACGCAACCCGACGCGGCGAGGCCGGCGAGGAGGCCCGGGTCTTCGCCGACCCGCCAGTCGACCTCGGTGAAGTAACGGGCGTCGGCGGCCGCGAGCGTCTCCAACAGTTCGTGAGAGTTTCGCCCGCCGGCGAAGGTGTTGTCGTCGGCCAGTTCCAGAACGGGGCGCGGAACCTGGGCAGTAATCGCGGCCAACTCTCGTTTTAAATTCGCGACGGGCTTGAGCCGGTGCGGCCCGAGGAGTCGGCTGGCCCCGCAGAATTCGCACGCCAGTGGGCACCCCCGCTGGGTCTGCACGGTCAGACGGGGCCGTGGCCCGCGACCGAGCAGGTCGAATCGGGGCACCGGCGCGCGGGCCAGGTCAAACGGGGCGGACGCCCGGTACACGGGCCGCAGCTCGCCCGCCTCGGCGTCGGCCAGCACCGCCGGCCAGACCGGCTCGCCCTCGCCGATGACGACAGCGTCGCAATACCGGCCGGCCTCCTCGGGGCACGTGGTCACATGTAAGCCGCCAATGACGACCCGCATTCCCCGGCCGCGGAGCAACCCACTGAAGCGATACGCCTCCTCGACCGACGCCGTGAGCGCGGAGAGGGCGACGAGTGTGGGGTGCTGCCGGGCGATCTCGTCTGCCAGCGACGCGCTGGCATGGTCGGCCTCGTGGTAACTGCAAGTCCAGTGGGGTGGCGTCAGGCCGGCCAGGGTGAGCAGGCCCAGTGCCGGGAGTTGTGCGACGGCGGCGGCCCGGTGCGCCAGCCCCGGCAACGTCATGCCGAGCGCGAGCATTTCCTCTTCGCGGACGCGGAACCCCGTGAATGGCACCATAGCCACGTGCGGCATCGGCGGCTCCGGCGGTGGTCGAGACGTGTGGCACCCACCAGCTTATTGCAGACCGAGCAGGCCGCAACCTACCGGCATACCGCCGGTCGCGAGTCTGTCCGTGCCGGTCGAATTGTAAGAACCAAACCGCGTGTTCCCATCACTAGAGAGTGTCGAGGACGTGGCGGCTCTGGAAAAGACTTGATCGGGTCTGAATTTGCGGACGAATCGACATCGGCTGGACTGGGCGTTCGCGGACCAGTTGAAACGGGGCGGGGCGGAGGTCGAATTTATCGACCTCCGCCCCGCCCCGGCCACGCACGTTCCCAAGAATCAGGAACGGGAGCAGACGCTCCGACAGGTCGTTACTTTTTTTTGACAAACACCTGTGATATGCAGGCCGGGCGGCCGGTCTTGTCGCGGCGTCCCAAACGGGCTCACGACCCGCCGACGTACACCCCGCCCTGGAAGTCGCCGAACGGGTCGTTCAGAGTCGCGATCTGGCTCAGGGTGCTGGGGTCGAAGGCCAGGACGGGGAGGGTCGCACCGCTGCCCGGGCCGACGAGAATCGCCGGCTGGGCGTTGGCGTTGACGAACCCCGTTGCCACCTGGACGCCGCCGGTGAACGACGCGTCGTAGGCGAAGAAACTCTTCTGGATCGCCAACGTCTGCCCGTCGACGATGTCGACCTGCGGGCCGCCGCCGGCCCCGGCCCCGACCACGATCTGGTCGACCCCGGACCCGTTCGGGTCGCCGACCGCCACGTTCACCCCGCCGCGGAACGACGGGTCGAACGCGAAGAAGCTTCCCTGCCCCTGCCCGGCCCCGTTGAAGATGTTGACCACCGGCCCGCCGCCGGGTCCGGCCCCGACCACGATCTGGTCGACCCCGGACCCGTTCAGATCGCCGACCGCCACGCTCACCCCGCCGCGGAACGACGGGTCGAACGCGAAGAAGCTCGCGATCGGGGCGAACGTCTTGCCGTCGAACACCTTGACGGCGGGCCCGCCGCCCGGCCCGGCGCCCACGATAATGTCCGGGTACCCCGCCCCCGTCACGTCTCCGACGGCCACCGACACGCCGCCGGTAAACGTCGGCTCGAACGCGAAGAAGCTCGCGAGGACCGCCCCCGTGGTCCCGTTGAACACCTTGACGTTCGGGCCGCCGCCGGTCCCCGGGCCGGTCACGATGTCCGGGATGCCGGTCCCGCTCAGGTCGCCGGTCGCGACCCGGACGCCGCCAGTGAACGACGGGTCGTACGCGAACAGGCTCGCTCGCACGGAGCCGTCGAGGTTGTAGATGTTCACCTGCGGGCCGCCCCCGGTGCTCGCCGCCGCGACCTGGACGTGGACCTGATTGAGGCTGAGGACGGGCACCGTGACCGTCGCCGGGTTCGACACCGCCCCCGCCTTGTTCGCGACCGTGTAGGTGAAGGTGTCGGTCCCGGAGAACGTCCCGTTCGCGGTGTACGTCGCGACGCCCGTCGTCGTGTCGACGGTGACCGTGCCGTCGGCCGGCTGCGTTACGATCGTGAGGGTGGTCGGGTCGAGCGGGCTGGCCCCGGCCGGTTGGGTGACGCCCGACAACAGGTTGATCGTCACCGGGGTGGTCCCGCTGGCCTGGGCGGCGGCGACGTTGGCGGCCACCGGGGCCGCCGCGGGGGTGACCGTCACGGTGTCGACGGCGGGGTTCGAGATCGCCCCGTGGGCGTCCGCGATCGTGTACGCGAACGTGTCGGTCCCGACGAACCCCGCGGTCGGGGTGTAGGTCACCACCCCCGCCCCACTGACGGACACGGTCCCGTGGGCAGCCTCGGTGGTGACGGTGATGCTGGTCGGCACCAGGAACTGGTTGCCGTCCGGGTCGGAATCGTTGGCCGCGACGTCGATCACGACCGGGGTGTTTTGCGGGGTCGTCGCGCTGTCCGGGGTGGCCGTCGGGCGGTTGACCACGATCGTGATCGTGCCCACGTTCGAGACCGCTCCGGTGTTGTCCGCGATCGTGTACGTCATCGTGTCGGTGCCGTTGAAGCCGAACACGGACTTGTAGGTGATGGTTCCGTCCGGGGCGATCGTCGCCGTCCCGTTCGACGGGCCCGACAGGATGGTGACGCTCGACGGGACGATGGCGGCCGAGCCGGCCGGGTCGCTCGCGTTCGCCGTCACGTCGATCGAGATCGGGAAGCCGGAGTCGGTGGTCCCGAACTCGTCGCTCGCCCCGGGCTGGTCGGAGATGATCGTCACCCGGGCCGGGTTGGAAACGACGTGGTTCGTGTCCGTCGCGGTGTACGTGAAGGAGTCGACCCCGGCGAACGTGGCGTCGGCCGTGTACGTGACGTCCCCGGTCGCGGGGTCGACGGTCGTGGTCCCGTGGGCGGGCGGGTCGACGATCGTGACGCTGCCCGGGAGGATCGCGTTGTCGACGTTGTTGTCGCCGGTCAGGACCGGGATCACCACCGACTGGCCGGGGCCCGTGACCCCGGTCGTGTCGATCACGCGGGGGGCGGTGACGAGGATCGTCACCGTCGCCGTGCCCGCGGACGTGTTGTTATTGTCGTCGACCGAATACGTGAACGAATCGGTCCCGGTGAAGCCGGCCGCGGGCGTGTACGTGATCGCGCCGGTCGTCGGGTTGACGGCGGTCGTCCCGTTCGCGGGGGCCGTTTGCACGGTCACCGTGCCGGGCGCCAGTCCGACCGGGCTGCTGTCCACCGACAGCACGTCCACGGCGACCGGCGTGCCGGCGTCCGTCCGGGCCGCGATCGGGTTGACCACGTCGTGCGTCCCGTTCGTCGGCCCGAGAACGGTGATGACGACGGTCGCCGTGTTGGAAACGGCCCCGCTGCCGTCCACCGCGGAGTAGGTGAGGGTGTCGGTGCCGGTGAATCCCGCCGCCGGGGTGTAGGTGATGGCGTTGGTGGCGGGGTTGAGTGTCGCGGTCCCGTGGCTCGGCCCCCCGGTAATCGAGACGAGGGTCGTCACGATGGAGTCGGACGGGGGTATTTGGATGGTGATCGGGATCACGACCGCCGTATTTTCGGGGGTCGAAACCGTGACGTCCGGCGCTTGCGGCTGGTCGACCACGACGCTCACCGTCGCCGGCACGGACGCGATCCCGTTGGTGTCCTTGACCGTGTACGTGAACGTGTCGGTCCCGGTAAACCCGGCCGCCGAGGTGTACGTGATCGCGCCGGTCGTCGGGCTGATCGACACGGTCCCGTGGCCCGGTGCCGTCGGAACCGCGACGGTCGTCGGGTCGATCGGGGCCGCGGCGGACGAGGCCCCGGTCAGGACGGCGATCGTCTTCGCGACGCCGGTTTCGGTGGTCGCGGTGGCGGGGAGGGCGACCGGCAGGGTTACGATCTCGCTGACGTACGCCGGCAGCGAGGTCAGCCCGTCCGAATCGGCGACCGTGAACCCGACCGAGTCGGTACCCGCGAACCCGGCGGCGGCCGTGTACGTGATATTTCCGGTCGCCGGGTCGATTGTGACGCTCCCGTGCGTCGGGTTCGTGGTGACGTTCACCGAGCCGGGAATGAGAGTCGCCCCATCGACGACGCTGAAATACGACAGCGATTGCAAGACGAGTGGGGTGGTGCCGTCCGTCGGTTGGACGTCGTTGCTGGGGATCGGCGCGATGGCCTTGCTAGGTTGGGTACGGTCTTCGAGAGCTTCCAGCCGGAGCTTCGCTCCCGCGACTTTGCCACCCCGACGGTTCAGGCGACGACTAGGCTGATCGGAAGTCAGGCTGGCCGTGGTTTCGGGTTCATCCCGGATCTGGTACGGTTTTTCCCGGGGCCGAGTCGGTCCCGAGGAACTTCCGCCGTAGCCACTGGACCGTCGACCCGAACATCTGTTTCGCCCACGTCTGAACGACCTTCTCGGGAACCCGCTCGAGGTCGCCCTGGATCTGCTCCGGGGTAGTCGTCCCGATCATGGCCCCCAACCCCACGCTCAACCCCGTCAACCCACTGGCCGATTGGTCCCCGGACAAGCGCTTGAGAACCCCGAACGCGGATTCCACGATCTCCGTACTCCCGACCAGCCGTTCGCCCGGGTGGGCCGCCCGGGTCTCCCGACCGACGTACGCCCGCAACCGGTTCCGCAAGCGTTCCGTGGTCGGATGGTCGCGGGTCGCCAACGGTTCCCACGCCTCGGCGACCAGGGCCGGGGTCCGGGCGCCGAACCCCTCGACCCGGACCACCCGGACGGTCGCCTGGGCCAGCGCGTGTTGGTCGGCCCAGACCGGCAGCGCCGCCGCGTACCCGGCCACCCACCCGTAGTGCGCCACCACGTCCGCATCCGGTTCCGCGGCCTGCAACTTCCGCAGAACGAACGGGCCGAACCGGACGAACGCGGCCACACTCAGGTACCGTCCCCGAGCCCGCAACGTTGGGGCCATCAGGTGCGCCGACCGGGTCTGGCGAATCGCCGCCGCGGTGGCCGCCATCTGGCGGGTGAACGCCGCCCACTGGGGATCGCCCTCCCAGTAGTGCTTGAGCAGGTTAGCCGCGACGTGGGTCACGTCCGCCACCCCGACGGTGTCCGGATACCGGACCCGGAAGTCCTGAATGCCGGCCCGCCATTCGGTCGCCCCGTCGGACACGATCTGCCGCGGCGGCCCGGTCCGGGCGACCGCGTCGGCCAGCGCGGTGGCGACCTGCGCGCGGTTCGTGGTGGCCATCGGAACCAGGGCCAGGAGATGCACATCAGCCAACGGGAGGGGGCGGACCCCGAACGGCACCTGATCGAGTGGGATGCCAAAGATGGCGAACAATTTCTGGTGACCGATCTGGAGGGTGTGGTCGATCAGCCACGCCCACGAGTGGTCGTGGGCCAGGGGGCGCGTGAGGTGGGCGTACCCGAGTCGGACGACCCACGACCGGACGGTGGTCGGGCACGGCGTCCGGTCGGTGTCCAGGGCGGTCGGCCCGGCGGCGGCCACGACGGCCAGCGCGGCGGCCGTTCCGCGGAACGACAACCCGGCCTGCCGGACGAGGGCGACGGCGAGACCGATGACGGCGACGGGGTATTGGCCGCCGCGGGGGGACAAATCTTTTTGGGGGGCGCGACATCGCCCGCGTCGGCCCCATCCGGGCGATACCGGGCGACTTCCTGTTCGAGGTGGTCGACCCGTTGTTGCAGGTGGTCGACCCGCTGTTGCAGGTCCTCGGCCCGCTGACGATGACGTTGGCGGGACGCGACGAGATCCCGGACGCGGATGGTCAAGGCTTTCTGTTCGGCTTTGCGGGCGGCCGCTTTCGCTTTCCAGGCGTCCCGCGAGCGGACCAGTTTGGGGATCAGAATCCGGGGCGGGGTGTGGAATGCCGTTGCGGTTGCCATGCGAGCCTCGTGCCCGACAAGCGGGAAACAGTTCCCGGAAGTAGAATCGCGCGAATAATCCGCGACAAGCCCAACTTCCGATCAGCCTAGGCGACGACCGTTGTTCCACGCGTCGAGAATGTTCATGTTGTATCCCTAACATGTTGATGAAGAGCAAGTTGCGAGTAATGAGAGACACGCCGCGGTCAGGACTGGATTCTTACTGCTCCGTCAGCCGAGGTCAGTGACTCGTCCGCCGGATTAACGGTGCTTCATGATCGTCGCCGCATATTCCCGACCGACTACCAGGAAAATCACGGGTGCGGACGCATCGAATACGGTCCTTGGCACTGCGAATCGCAGCAAACCAAAACGGGTCGATCGGCCAAGGTCAGGTTTTTCGGCACAAGATTGGAAGGGGAATGAAGATTACTTAAACGTAATCATTTCGCGCAGTCAATAGGTTTTTACCTAATTTACTCACTCGGCACATCTTATCGCGAGGGGCACAATCCGCACGCACAGCTCCACCCTTCAACTCATCGGTGACGAGATCGGTAAATAACCTGAGAGACGGAAGCGGTCTCGATTCCGTGCGCTCGAAATAGCGTTCGCCCTGCGGGAAGGTGATACAATACACCGCCCCTGTCGGGAGAGTAACGAATGGCCACAGTGACGCAACCTATCTCGCCCGCATTGCTCAGCGCGCAAGCGTTTGTGCAGCAATATGCCGATCGTCGGGTTGAACTCGTTGAAGGCCACGTCGTGGAGTTGCCCGTGCCCTCTGCAAGACACGGAAAGATTTGCAATTGGATCGGGTTCTATCTGACGCAATACATTGTTGCCAACGACATCGGCCACATCTTGACCAACGACTCGCTGTTCGTGATTGAACGCGATCCCGACACCGTGCGAGGGCCGGACGTTTGTTTCGTCAGTTACGCACGTCAACCCAAAGGAACGTTGCCGGAAGGGTTACTCGAGGTCGTTCCCGAACTAGTTTTTGAAGTGAGGTCGCCGTCGGACCGGTGGACGGCGGTCCTGGAAAAGGTGCTGGAGTATCTCGCTGCCGGTGTGCTGGTGGTCGTAGTACTCGATCTCAAGACAGAATCGGCCTCCGTCTTCCGTGGCGAAGACCGCCAGGACATCATCGCGGCCGGGGAACCCCTCAGTTTCCCCGACGTCCTGCCAGGGTTCTCGGTCCTGGTGGAAAAGCTGTTTGCGTAACCGCCCGTAGATTTCGCGTCGCCCGCGCGTCGTCGATGGCCCGAACCTTGAAGGGATCCCGCGCCTCTTTCCAATCGCCACCCCTGGACGCATATCATTTTGCGGTCGGCTGTGCGCCGCTGTCGGTCGGAGTGGTGCTGATTGTTCCCGCGATATCTTCCGCCACACGCCACCGATCTGTGGCGGAGAGGGAATGCTGGCTATGGCTTTTAGGCCGGTCCAAGGCCGCTTTCCGGGAACGCGGCTTTCGGGTAGAATCAAGAAACATGACTCCGATGACTTCTGCGGACTCGGGTGACATGTCGTTCGGGTCAGTCGTTTTGGATCAGGCTAATGGCTCTTGTGTGGGAAGCAATTTGCCCTCGTAGCTCAGGGGATAGAGCACCGGTTTCCTAAACTGGGGGTCGCGCGTTCGATTCGCGCCGGGGGCACTGAAAATTGGCACGAGCCACACGATTGACACTCACTTGGGTGGAACCGCCCACAAGCTAACAGGGCTCTGGTACTCGTCGGTCGCGAACCCGCGGGCGTCCGGCCGGAATGCGATGTGCCGCGCAGCATCCCGCGCGGGTGACCCGTCACGGCGTCCCACAATCGCACGCAATCGCCGCCCGTGGCCAGGGTCTGCCCGTCCGGCGAAAATGTCGCCGTTTCGCCGGACCCGACGTGACTGCGCGGCACCGTGATTGGCTCGCCCAGTGGCACGTTCCACAGGATCAGGTCGCTGGTTTTCCGAGAGAG from Fimbriiglobus ruber includes the following:
- a CDS encoding B12-binding domain-containing radical SAM protein, whose product is MPHVAMVPFTGFRVREEEMLALGMTLPGLAHRAAAVAQLPALGLLTLAGLTPPHWTCSYHEADHASASLADEIARQHPTLVALSALTASVEEAYRFSGLLRGRGMRVVIGGLHVTTCPEEAGRYCDAVVIGEGEPVWPAVLADAEAGELRPVYRASAPFDLARAPVPRFDLLGRGPRPRLTVQTQRGCPLACEFCGASRLLGPHRLKPVANLKRELAAITAQVPRPVLELADDNTFAGGRNSHELLETLAAADARYFTEVDWRVGEDPGLLAGLAASGCVQVLIGIESLVFRHPGMGPKQAELPRIMTAIDAIQSAGVAVIGCFIVGCDGETFDSLDRLAAFIEASSLADVQLTLQTPFPGTPLRRRLEREGRLLPGRGWSHCTLFDLTFRPDLMGIEEMELAFRDLARRVFSPAQSVRRQAIRKRVWHNNPRLRPCASEPSSSS
- a CDS encoding Ig-like domain-containing protein; this translates as MRDEPETTASLTSDQPSRRLNRRGGKVAGAKLRLEALEDRTQPSKAIAPIPSNDVQPTDGTTPLVLQSLSYFSVVDGATLIPGSVNVTTNPTHGSVTIDPATGNITYTAAAGFAGTDSVGFTVADSDGLTSLPAYVSEIVTLPVALPATATTETGVAKTIAVLTGASSAAAPIDPTTVAVPTAPGHGTVSISPTTGAITYTSAAGFTGTDTFTYTVKDTNGIASVPATVSVVVDQPQAPDVTVSTPENTAVVIPITIQIPPSDSIVTTLVSITGGPSHGTATLNPATNAITYTPAAGFTGTDTLTYSAVDGSGAVSNTATVVITVLGPTNGTHDVVNPIAARTDAGTPVAVDVLSVDSSPVGLAPGTVTVQTAPANGTTAVNPTTGAITYTPAAGFTGTDSFTYSVDDNNNTSAGTATVTILVTAPRVIDTTGVTGPGQSVVIPVLTGDNNVDNAILPGSVTIVDPPAHGTTTVDPATGDVTYTADATFAGVDSFTYTATDTNHVVSNPARVTIISDQPGASDEFGTTDSGFPISIDVTANASDPAGSAAIVPSSVTILSGPSNGTATIAPDGTITYKSVFGFNGTDTMTYTIADNTGAVSNVGTITIVVNRPTATPDSATTPQNTPVVIDVAANDSDPDGNQFLVPTSITVTTEAAHGTVSVSGAGVVTYTPTAGFVGTDTFAYTIADAHGAISNPAVDTVTVTPAAAPVAANVAAAQASGTTPVTINLLSGVTQPAGASPLDPTTLTIVTQPADGTVTVDTTTGVATYTANGTFSGTDTFTYTVANKAGAVSNPATVTVPVLSLNQVHVQVAAASTGGGPQVNIYNLDGSVRASLFAYDPSFTGGVRVATGDLSGTGIPDIVTGPGTGGGPNVKVFNGTTGAVLASFFAFEPTFTGGVSVAVGDVTGAGYPDIIVGAGPGGGPAVKVFDGKTFAPIASFFAFDPSFRGGVSVAVGDLNGSGVDQIVVGAGPGGGPVVNIFNGAGQGQGSFFAFDPSFRGGVNVAVGDPNGSGVDQIVVGAGAGGGPQVDIVDGQTLAIQKSFFAYDASFTGGVQVATGFVNANAQPAILVGPGSGATLPVLAFDPSTLSQIATLNDPFGDFQGGVYVGGS
- a CDS encoding Uma2 family endonuclease, which codes for MATVTQPISPALLSAQAFVQQYADRRVELVEGHVVELPVPSARHGKICNWIGFYLTQYIVANDIGHILTNDSLFVIERDPDTVRGPDVCFVSYARQPKGTLPEGLLEVVPELVFEVRSPSDRWTAVLEKVLEYLAAGVLVVVVLDLKTESASVFRGEDRQDIIAAGEPLSFPDVLPGFSVLVEKLFA